The Colletotrichum higginsianum IMI 349063 chromosome 2, whole genome shotgun sequence genome has a segment encoding these proteins:
- a CDS encoding Structural maintenance of chromosomes protein, with the protein MYIKQIIIQGFKSYKEQTVIEPFSPGTNVIVGRNGSGKSNFFAAIRFVLSDAYTQMTREERQALLHEGSGSAVMSAYVEIIFDNSDERFPTGGKEVILRRTIGTKKDEYSVDRKVVTKNDVVNLLEAAGFSRSNPYYIVPQGRVTALTNMKESDRLTLLKEVAGTQVYEARRTESLKIMNETNNKREKIDELLGYIKERLTELEEEKEELRGFQDKDRERRCLEYALYYQEQQQIQEQLERIENIRQNGLDNTDSIRTELKDAEKMLTKLESEIHKLTKEMDLLKVERRQLEEDRRETAKSKAKAELKVKTLSDGQSAAVQTQQQHEADLAATIEEISTKKAELNNVIPEYTRRKQQEVDKKQQLDTAEAARNRLFTKQSRGSQFKNKAERDKYLRAEIEDLHSRLMSHKANKMDADEDVAGTENSIKQLESAVASLRQQLQNSGGARNDLVEEASKARETLDKLDDEKKLLCREEEKLDTVLQDARQERDRAERELSSMMDGDTARGLATIRRLKHERDIPGAYGTMAELLEVNDTYRLPVEQIAGNSMFHYIVDNDQTATYLTNYLRTNYGGRLTFMPLNRLHPRHITMPRSQDGIVPLLSKIGYDSMFEKAFQQVFGKVVVCPNLSIGGQYARSHGVDAITLDGDTTNKRGAMTGGYIDPRRSRLEAVQAVNKWRNEYEKLLQQSDRIRSQIEQKEQEITRAMGEVQKAEQKLRQLEAGFEPLRHELANKNGQLEHERRRLSDAVRHREAVERDMKIFTESLAANESELASDFKKSLSNAEEKQLVELDAQVQRLQKEWNDASKKRREAESRKQILETDINQNLQLRLDQLNSQAFENNTSSGDTGSLKEAQRELKKLQREANAIENKMQEIEAKLEELGGKLDRREAKKAEQEEIRSTVAAKEAKQRGAIEKSMSKKAVYTAQAADAAKAIRDLGVLPEEAFDKYERMDPRQIDSRLKKVRQALKKFQHVNKKAFEQYNSFTSQQDQLLKRRKELDASQESIEELVAHLDQRKDEAIERTFKQVSKEFATIFEKLVPAGHGRLVIQRRTDRRIDPESDEEQNRTVENYTGVGISVSFNSKTLDEQQRIQQLSGGQKSLCALCLIFALQQTESSPMVIFDEVDANLDAQYRTAVASLLESISQDAGTQFICTTFRPEIVHIADKCYGVTFHNKTSSIDCVPTEEALSFVEGVAAGK; encoded by the exons ATGTATATCAAACAGATCATCATCCAGGGCTTCAAGAG CTACAAGGAACAAACCGTCATCGAGCCCTTCTCCCCCGGCACTAACGTCATTGTTGGCCGCAATGGATCCGGCAAGAGTAATTTCTTCGCGGCGATCCGCTTTGTGCTGAGCGATGCCTACACCCAGATGACCCGCGAGGAGCGTCAGGCGCTGTTGCACGAAGGATCAGGATCGGCTGTCATGTCCGCTTATGTCGAGATCATCTTCGACAACAGCGACGAGCGCTTCCCTACGggaggcaaggaggtcaTTTTGCGCCGCACCATCGGAACGAAGAAGGACGAATACTCGGTCGATCGCAAAGTGGTGACGAAGAATGATGTCGTCAACCTGCTCGAGGCAGCTGGTTTCTCGAGGTCAAATCCTTACTACATCGTACCCCAAGGTCGTGTCACGGCCTTGACAAACATGAAGGAGTCTGACCGACTCACTCTGTTGAAGGAGGTGGCTGGAACTCAAGTCTATGAAGCGCGTCGAACCGAGTCGCTCAAGATTATGAACGAGACCAACAACAAGAGAGAAAAGATTGACGAGCTTCTGGGCTACATCAAAGAGCGCCTGACGGAGCTCgaagaggaaaaggaggagcTCCGAGGCTTCCAGGATAAGGATCGCGAACGCAGGTGTCTCGAGTATGCGCTCTACTAccaagagcagcagcaaatCCAGGAGCAACTGGAGAGAATTGAAAACATTCGCCAAAACGGCCTGGACAACACCGACTCGATACGCACTGAgctcaaggacgccgagaagatgCTCACTAAACTGGAGTCGGAGATCCACAAGTTGACGAAAGAGATGGACCTACTCAAGGTTGagcgccgccagctcgaggaggatCGCCGCGAAACCGCCAAATcgaaggccaaggcggagCTGAAAGTGAAGACCTTGTCCGACGGCCAGTCCGCAGCCGTTCagacgcagcagcagcacgagGCGGATCTCGCGGCGACCATTGAGGAGATTTCGACGAAAAAGGCGGAGCTTAACAACGTCATTCCGGAATACACAAGGCGAAAGCAGCAAGAGGTGGACAAGAAGCAGCAGTTGGACACGGCCGAAGCCGCGCGAAACCGCCTCTTCACCAAGCAGAGCCGTGGCTCCCAGTTTAAGAACAAGGCTGAGCGCGACAAGTACTTGAGAGCGGAAATCGAGGATCTGCACTCCAGACTCATGAGCCACAAGGCAAACAAAATGGATGCTGATGAGGATGTTGCCGGGACCGAGAATTCGATCAAGCAACTCGAGAGCGCTGTTGCGAGCCTGAGACAGCAGTTGCAAAACTCGGGCGGTGCTCGCAACGACCTGGTCGAGGAAGCGAGCAAGGCGAGAGAGACGTTGGACAAGCTCGACGATGAGAAGAAGCTTCTCTGCCGTGAAGAGGAAAAGCTCGATACCGTCTTGCAGGATGCCCGGCAGGAGAGAGATCGGGCAGAGCGCGAGCTGAGCTCCATGATGGATGGTGATACCGCTCGTGGTCTCGCGACCATCCGGCGGTTGAAGCACGAGCGGGACATTCCCGGTGCCTACGGGACGATGGCGGAACTCCTCGAGGTCAACGACACATACCGCCTTCCCGTCGAGCAGATTGCGGGCAACAGCATGTTCCACTACATTGTCGACAACGACCAGACAGCAACCTACCTGACCAACTACCTTCGTACTAACTATGGAGGTCGACTGACGTTCATGCCTCTCAACCGCCTTCACCCAAGACACATTACCATGCCGAGATCGCAGGACGGCATCGTGCCGCTTTTGAGCAAGATCGGCTACGACTCGATGTTTGAGAAGGCTTTCCAGCAAGTTTTCGGCAAAGTCGTCGTGTGCCCCAACCTGAGCATAGGAGGCCAGTACGCAAGGAgtcacggcgtcgacgccattACGCTGGACGGTGACACCACGAACAAGAGAGGCGCCATGACTGGTGGATACATCGACCCCCGGCGCTCCCGACTGGAAGCCGTTCAGGCTGTCAACAAGTGGCGAAACGAGTATGAGAAGCTCCTGCAACAGTCTGATCGGATTAGGTCCCAGATCGAACAGAAGGAGCAAGAGATCACCCGGGCCATGGGCGAGGTTCAAAAGGCGGAGCAGAAGCTGCGGCAGCTGGAAGCCGGCTTTGAGCCTCTGAGGCACGAACTCGCCAATAAGAACGGCCAGCTCGAGCACGAGAGGAGGCGTTTGAGCGATGCCGTTAGACACCGCGAAGCGGTCGAGAGGGATATGAAGATCTTCACAGAGAGTCTTGCTGCGAATGAGTCCGAGCTCGCGTCCGACTTCAAGAAGTCTCTCAGCAACGCTGAAGAGaagcagctcgtcgagctcgatgcGCAGGTGCAGCGACTTCAGAAGGAGTGGAACGATGCCAGCAAGAAGcggagagaggcagagagcCGGAAACAGATCCTCGAAACAGACATCAACCAGAACCTCCAACTGCGCCTAGATCAGCTCAACAGCCAGGCTTTCGAGAACAATACCTCGTCTGGCGACACCGGCAGCCTTAAGGAGGCGCAGCGAGAGCTCAAGAAGCTGCAGCGTGAGGCCAATGCCATCGAAAACAAGATGCAGGAGATCGAGGCGAAGCTCGAagagctcggcggcaagctcGACCGTcgcgaggccaagaaggcggaACAGGAAGAGATCCGCAGCACCGTTGCCGCGAAGGAGGCCAAGCAacgcggcgccatcgagaagaGCATGTCCAAGAAGGCGGTTTACACCGCACAGGCAGCCGACGCAGCCAAGGCCATCAGAGATCTCGGTGTCCTCCCCGAAGAGGCGTTTGACAAGTACGAGCGGATGGACCCCAGGCAAATCGACTCGAGGTTGAAGAAAGTTCGCCAGGCCTTGAAGAAGTTCCAGCACGTCAACAAGAAGGCGTTTGAACAGTACAACAGCTTCACGTCGCAGCAGGACCAGCTCCTCAAGCGACGCAAGGAGCTGGATGCCTCGCAGGAGTCCATCGAGGAGCTTGTTGCCCACCTCGACCAGCGCAAGGACGAGGCCATTGAACGTACCTTCAAGCAGGTGTCGAAGGAGTTTGCCACCATCTTTGAGAAGCTCGTCCCGGCCGGTCACGGCCGTCTGGTCATCCAGCGCCGGACCGACCGCCGGATCGATCCCGAGTCGGACGAAGAGCAGAACCGCACCGTTGAGAACTACACTGGTGTAGGCATCAGCGTGTCTTTCAACTCGAAAACATTGGACGAGCAACAGAGGATCCAGCAACTCAGTGGTGGACAAAAGA GTTTGTGTGCTCTGTGTCTCATCTTTGCTCTCCAGCAGACAGAGAGCAGTCCTATGGTCATcttcgacgaggtcgacgccaacCTCGACGCGCAGTACCGTACTGCCGTCGCCAGCCTTCTGGAGTCCATCTCTCAGGACGCCGGCACGCAGTTCATCTGCACCACCTTCCGACCCGAAATCGtccacatcgccgacaagTGCTACGGTGTCACGTTCCACAACAAGACGAGTTCCATTGATTGTGTCCCGACCGAGGAGGCCCTGAgcttcgtcgagggcgtTGCTGCAGGGAAATGA